In Dolichospermum flos-aquae CCAP 1403/13F, the following proteins share a genomic window:
- a CDS encoding iron-containing alcohol dehydrogenase family protein has translation MPNQHSTETLSTQTSSSFFSLSVSPGKVIRGAGVLSTVAGEVANLGTRPLIIAGNQTLNLSQESLQSLFQSPELHPLSVSYGADCCEASLKALRKAAKEHKADLIIGIGGGKALDTAKLVAHQLTLPIVTIPTSGATCAAWTALSNVYSETGAFLYDVALSRCPDLLILDYNLVQTAPPSTLIAGIGDAIAKWYEASVSSGHLQQTLIIAAVQQARILRDILLQKSAAALQSPGTEIWQEVVDATVLLAGVIGGLGGAQCRTVAAHAVHNGLTHISGHGSIHGEKVAYGILVQLRLEEMIQGNQLAASARQQLLKFYAEIGLPQKLADLGLGNITLGELQTAAEISLEPNSDIHRLPFNVALEQLMAAMVSTTAPIDVNRVSTRGISDEVKE, from the coding sequence ATGCCTAATCAACATTCTACTGAAACTTTGTCCACTCAAACCTCTAGTTCATTTTTCAGCCTTTCTGTTTCCCCTGGGAAAGTAATTCGCGGTGCGGGTGTGTTGTCAACCGTTGCGGGTGAAGTTGCTAATTTGGGAACTCGTCCCTTAATTATTGCTGGAAATCAGACTCTCAATCTGAGTCAAGAGAGTTTACAATCTCTTTTCCAATCTCCAGAATTACATCCTTTGTCAGTTTCCTATGGTGCTGATTGTTGTGAAGCTAGTTTGAAAGCCTTACGCAAAGCCGCTAAAGAACATAAAGCTGATCTGATTATCGGTATTGGTGGTGGTAAAGCCCTGGATACGGCTAAATTAGTCGCCCACCAATTGACATTACCAATTGTGACAATTCCCACTTCTGGGGCTACCTGTGCGGCTTGGACTGCCCTTTCTAATGTCTATTCAGAAACCGGGGCGTTTTTATATGATGTGGCTTTATCTCGCTGTCCTGATTTGCTGATTTTGGATTATAATTTAGTTCAGACTGCACCTCCAAGCACATTAATAGCAGGAATTGGGGATGCGATCGCTAAATGGTATGAAGCATCAGTAAGTAGTGGGCATTTGCAACAAACTTTAATTATTGCTGCGGTTCAACAAGCGCGAATTTTACGCGATATTTTATTGCAAAAGTCTGCTGCTGCGTTACAGTCCCCAGGTACGGAAATTTGGCAAGAAGTTGTAGACGCAACCGTACTCCTAGCTGGAGTAATTGGGGGACTAGGAGGGGCGCAATGTCGCACAGTCGCTGCCCATGCAGTTCATAATGGCTTAACTCATATTTCTGGACATGGTAGTATTCACGGGGAAAAGGTCGCTTATGGTATCCTGGTACAACTGCGGTTAGAAGAAATGATCCAGGGAAATCAATTAGCAGCGTCAGCAAGACAACAATTGTTGAAGTTCTATGCAGAGATTGGACTACCCCAAAAATTAGCAGATTTGGGATTAGGTAATATCACTCTGGGTGAGTTACAAACAGCAGCAGAAATTAGTTTAGAACCTAATTCTGATATCCACCGTCTACCGTTTAATGTAGCGTTGGAACAATTGATGGCCGCAATGGTTTCTACCACTGCACCAATAGATGTTAATCGTGTTTCCACCAGGGGAATAAGTGACGAGGTGAAGGAATGA
- a CDS encoding aspartate aminotransferase gives MSLSWISPAERIQKLPPYVFARLDELKAKAREQGLDLIDLGMGNPDGPTPQPVIEAAMAALQNPANHGYPPFEGTASFRKAITQWYHRRYSVTLDPDSEALPLLGSKEGLGHLAIAYINPGDTVLVPSPSYPVHFRGPIIAGGVIHNLILKEENNWLIDLAAIPEEVARKAKILYFNYPSNPTAATAPREFFEEIVAFARKYEILLVHDLCYAELAFDGYQPTSLLEIPGAKEIGVEFHTLSKTYNMAGWRVGFVVGNRHVIQGLRTLKTNLDYGIFSALQTAAETALQLPDSYLHEVQQRYRVRRDFLVDGLGKLGWNIPKTEATMYLWIKCPVGMNSTDFALNVLQQTGVVLTPGNAFGVGGEGYVRISLIADCDRLGEALQRFKEAGICYQSEVSVSA, from the coding sequence ATGAGTTTGAGTTGGATTTCTCCCGCAGAACGGATACAAAAATTGCCGCCTTATGTGTTTGCCCGTTTGGACGAATTAAAGGCTAAGGCTAGAGAACAAGGGTTAGATTTGATTGATTTGGGTATGGGTAATCCTGATGGACCTACTCCCCAACCAGTGATAGAAGCGGCTATGGCAGCTTTGCAAAATCCCGCTAATCACGGTTATCCTCCATTTGAAGGGACTGCAAGTTTCCGTAAGGCGATTACTCAATGGTATCATCGCCGTTATAGTGTTACCCTTGATCCTGATAGTGAGGCTTTACCCTTACTCGGTTCTAAGGAAGGTTTGGGACATTTAGCGATCGCCTATATTAATCCTGGTGATACTGTATTAGTACCTTCACCATCTTACCCTGTGCATTTTCGTGGACCGATTATTGCTGGGGGAGTTATCCATAATTTAATTCTCAAGGAAGAAAATAATTGGTTAATTGATTTAGCAGCTATTCCTGAGGAAGTGGCTAGAAAAGCGAAAATCCTCTATTTCAATTATCCTAGTAATCCTACCGCAGCCACAGCCCCCCGCGAATTTTTTGAGGAAATTGTGGCCTTTGCACGGAAGTATGAAATCCTTTTAGTCCATGATTTATGTTACGCAGAATTAGCTTTTGATGGTTATCAACCCACTAGCTTGTTAGAAATTCCTGGTGCTAAGGAGATTGGTGTCGAGTTTCACACTCTCTCTAAAACCTATAATATGGCAGGTTGGCGCGTTGGTTTTGTTGTCGGAAATCGTCACGTTATCCAAGGTTTGCGGACTCTGAAAACCAATTTAGATTATGGCATTTTTTCGGCTTTACAAACAGCAGCAGAAACAGCTTTGCAACTTCCTGATTCTTATTTACATGAAGTGCAACAACGTTACCGCGTTCGTCGAGATTTTTTAGTAGATGGTTTGGGTAAGTTAGGGTGGAATATTCCCAAAACTGAAGCGACTATGTATTTGTGGATAAAATGTCCGGTGGGAATGAATTCTACAGATTTTGCTTTGAATGTTTTACAGCAAACTGGGGTGGTTTTGACTCCTGGAAATGCCTTTGGTGTGGGTGGTGAAGGCTATGTGAGAATTAGTTTAATTGCAGATTGCGATCGCTTGGGTGAAGCTTTACAAAGATTCAAGGAAGCGGGGATTTGCTATCAATCGGAAGTTTCTGTTTCTGCGTGA
- a CDS encoding UPF0175 family protein, which yields MSKLILEIPDQVTEGLRLPPDERLHRIRTELAIRLYQKGILSFGKARELSQLSKWEFHELLGQENIDRSYDLEELETDLETFS from the coding sequence ATGAGTAAACTAATCTTAGAAATTCCTGATCAAGTAACTGAGGGATTACGTCTACCTCCTGATGAACGTCTGCATCGCATCCGCACTGAATTAGCAATTAGACTTTATCAAAAAGGGATTCTTTCTTTTGGGAAAGCCCGTGAATTGTCGCAATTAAGTAAATGGGAATTTCATGAGTTATTGGGACAAGAAAATATTGATCGTAGTTATGATTTAGAAGAGTTAGAAACAGATTTAGAGACATTTTCATAA
- a CDS encoding CHAT domain-containing protein — protein MNEQRLQAYQQLIQQLLSCPHGEEAAILQANRELLDVDFLQVVVEVAATFTQQGEENTANWLLGLASQLSEELDIPPNGNTPEPETPLNQANFDTYLQFLLEVLQATAESKVNPQVVYPLLAANTDKLNLTFVKLLQVWATNTLEEAEPDTAKSIAEVIGNFSNLIQQFPLGNKPDNVEIAITGYEIVATVFTRETSPEQWGNLQNNLGTAYRDRIRGDKADNLENAIAAYIQALEVSTRTDFPVQWAMTQNNLGIAYFKRIRGDKADNLENAIAAYNEALKVRTRTDFPVDWATTQNNLGIAYCGRIRGDKADNLENAIAAYNEALKVKPRTDFPVDWAGKQNNLGNAYLFRIRGDKADNLENAIAAYNNALKVRTRTNFPVDWAGTQNNLGNAYRDRIRGDKADNRENAIAAYEQALEVSTRTDFPVENAQTLFNLGILYQESQQFDLAYDTFKSALVTVEDIRGEIISGEESKRKQAEEWNQLFVRMVEVCLVLGKEREAISYIERSKTRNLVELIAEKVDFTPIEYSEIQNLLDEKTAIIQFYIFNDCFRAFIITKNNDKPIIWKSTEEDLDQFRDWINKYLTLYYSDRKKWRNNLNYQLTELAEIFHINQIIAQVPKDIQKIIIIPHRYLHLLPLHAIPLSTNSEYLFDKYPGGVSYAPSCQLLNIAKERLSNPILQRERTRLEPLSNSLLEGERTRLSNLFAIQDPNNNLPFTNTEVETIAANFHPQQILKNDEASKANLQETTTFNNFTNSQWLHFSCHGKFNLLSPLKSALQLADSEVNASLLTTYSSRYVRINEETAIDLSKCLTLADILELNLPQCYLVCLSACETGVIDVRSNSDEFIGLSSGFMKAGAVNIVSSLWTVSDVHTAILMIKLYENIANNSQDITLALNTVQEWLRKATQVEIIDWLKQKTEIKEEQKENIINSLSKQCRPEHQPFNQPYFWAAFCAVSPVM, from the coding sequence ATGAATGAACAGCGTCTACAGGCATATCAACAGCTAATTCAACAACTGCTTAGTTGTCCCCATGGTGAAGAAGCGGCTATATTACAAGCTAACAGGGAATTACTCGATGTTGATTTTTTACAAGTGGTGGTAGAGGTAGCAGCGACCTTTACCCAACAGGGAGAGGAAAATACTGCTAACTGGTTGCTGGGGTTAGCTTCTCAACTCAGTGAAGAGTTAGATATACCCCCAAATGGGAATACTCCAGAACCAGAAACGCCGCTTAATCAAGCAAATTTTGATACCTATTTACAATTTTTATTAGAAGTATTACAAGCAACCGCAGAAAGTAAAGTTAATCCCCAGGTAGTTTACCCTTTACTGGCTGCAAATACGGATAAACTTAATCTCACCTTTGTTAAATTATTACAGGTTTGGGCAACAAATACACTAGAAGAAGCAGAACCAGACACAGCAAAATCCATCGCTGAAGTGATAGGTAACTTTAGTAATTTGATACAGCAATTTCCTTTAGGTAACAAACCTGATAATGTGGAAATTGCTATTACTGGTTATGAAATAGTTGCCACTGTTTTCACCCGTGAAACTTCTCCAGAACAATGGGGAAATTTACAAAATAATCTGGGGACTGCCTACAGAGATAGAATCAGGGGAGATAAAGCGGATAATCTGGAAAATGCCATCGCAGCTTATATTCAAGCTTTAGAAGTGAGTACCCGCACCGATTTTCCTGTACAATGGGCAATGACGCAAAATAATCTGGGGATAGCCTACTTTAAGAGAATCAGGGGTGATAAAGCCGATAATCTGGAAAATGCCATCGCAGCTTATAATGAAGCTTTAAAAGTGAGAACCCGCACCGATTTTCCTGTAGATTGGGCAACGACGCAAAATAATCTGGGGATAGCCTACTGTGGTAGAATCAGGGGTGATAAAGCGGATAATCTGGAAAATGCCATCGCAGCTTATAATGAAGCTTTAAAAGTGAAACCCCGCACCGATTTTCCTGTAGATTGGGCAGGTAAGCAAAATAATCTGGGAAATGCCTACTTATTCAGAATCAGGGGAGATAAAGCGGATAATCTGGAAAATGCCATTGCAGCTTATAATAATGCTTTAAAAGTGAGAACCCGCACCAATTTTCCTGTAGATTGGGCAGGTACGCAAAATAATCTGGGGAATGCCTACAGAGATAGAATCAGGGGAGATAAAGCGGATAATCGGGAAAATGCCATTGCAGCTTATGAGCAAGCTTTAGAAGTGAGTACCCGCACCGATTTTCCTGTAGAAAATGCTCAAACTTTATTCAATTTGGGTATTCTTTATCAAGAATCACAACAGTTTGATTTAGCTTACGATACCTTTAAATCTGCCCTTGTCACAGTTGAAGATATACGGGGGGAAATTATTTCTGGGGAAGAAAGTAAACGCAAACAAGCAGAAGAATGGAATCAACTTTTTGTACGCATGGTGGAAGTTTGTTTAGTGCTGGGTAAAGAAAGGGAAGCTATCAGTTATATTGAACGCAGTAAAACCCGCAATTTAGTAGAATTGATTGCTGAAAAGGTTGATTTTACACCAATTGAATATTCAGAAATTCAAAATCTGTTAGATGAGAAAACTGCAATTATTCAATTTTACATTTTTAATGATTGTTTCCGGGCTTTCATTATTACCAAAAACAACGATAAACCAATAATTTGGAAATCTACAGAGGAAGATTTAGATCAATTCAGAGATTGGATTAATAAATATCTCACCCTTTACTATTCCGACCGTAAGAAATGGCGAAATAATTTAAATTATCAACTTACCGAACTTGCAGAAATTTTCCATATTAATCAAATAATTGCCCAAGTTCCAAAGGATATTCAAAAAATAATTATCATTCCCCACCGTTATTTACACTTATTACCTTTGCATGCTATTCCTTTATCTACAAATTCAGAATATTTATTTGATAAATATCCTGGTGGTGTCAGTTATGCACCCAGTTGTCAACTTTTGAATATTGCTAAAGAACGTCTTTCTAACCCTATTCTACAAAGAGAGAGAACAAGATTAGAACCTCTGTCTAACTCTCTCCTAGAAGGAGAGAGAACAAGATTAAGTAACCTATTTGCAATTCAAGATCCTAATAACAATTTACCTTTTACTAACACTGAAGTGGAAACAATTGCAGCTAATTTCCACCCCCAGCAAATCCTCAAAAATGATGAGGCCAGCAAAGCCAATTTACAAGAAACTACCACATTTAATAACTTTACTAATTCCCAATGGTTACATTTTTCTTGTCACGGTAAGTTTAATTTATTATCACCATTAAAATCAGCTTTACAACTCGCTGATTCGGAAGTTAATGCTTCACTTTTGACAACATATTCATCTCGTTATGTGAGAATTAATGAAGAAACTGCTATTGATTTATCAAAATGTTTGACATTAGCAGATATCTTAGAATTAAATCTCCCTCAATGTTATCTTGTTTGTCTTTCTGCTTGCGAAACCGGCGTAATTGATGTTAGAAGTAACAGTGATGAATTTATTGGTTTATCCAGTGGTTTTATGAAAGCCGGTGCAGTTAATATTGTTAGCAGTTTGTGGACTGTGAGTGATGTTCACACCGCTATTTTAATGATTAAATTATATGAAAATATCGCCAATAATTCCCAGGATATCACATTGGCATTAAACACAGTCCAGGAATGGTTACGCAAAGCTACACAGGTAGAAATCATTGATTGGTTGAAGCAGAAAACTGAAATAAAGGAGGAACAAAAAGAGAACATTATTAATTCATTATCTAAGCAATGTAGACCCGAACATCAACCATTTAACCAACCATATTTTTGGGCTGCTTTTTGTGCCGTTTCTCCTGTAATGTAG
- a CDS encoding S-(hydroxymethyl)glutathione dehydrogenase/class III alcohol dehydrogenase: MEVKAAIAYTAGKPLTIETVELAPPQAGEVLIEIKASGVCHTDAFTLSGDDPEGLFPAILGHEGAGIVVEVGADVKSLKPGDHVIPLYTPECRQCDYCLSFKTNLCQAIRGTQGRGLMPDGTSRFSIGGDMIHHYMGTSTFANYTVLPEIAVAKIREDAPFDKVCYIGCGVTTGIGAVVNTAKVEPGANVVVFGLGGIGLNVIQGARMVGANKIIGVDINPKKRALAEKFGMTHFVNPQEVAGDLVPYLVDLTNGGADYSFECIGNVNIMRQALECCHKGWGVSVIIGVAGAGKEISTRPFQLVTGRVWKGSAFGGARGRTDVPKIVDWYMDGKINIDDLITHVMPIEKINDAFDLMHKGESIRSVVTF; encoded by the coding sequence TTGGAAGTTAAAGCAGCAATAGCATACACCGCAGGAAAACCCCTCACAATTGAAACCGTAGAATTAGCACCACCACAAGCAGGAGAAGTATTAATTGAGATTAAAGCCAGTGGGGTTTGTCATACTGATGCTTTTACCCTGTCTGGTGATGATCCTGAAGGTTTATTTCCGGCAATTTTAGGACATGAAGGCGCTGGTATAGTTGTCGAAGTAGGGGCTGATGTCAAAAGTCTCAAACCTGGAGATCATGTAATTCCTTTATACACTCCCGAATGTCGGCAATGTGATTATTGTTTAAGTTTCAAAACCAATCTCTGTCAAGCAATTCGCGGCACACAAGGACGGGGATTAATGCCCGATGGTACTAGCCGTTTTAGTATCGGTGGAGACATGATTCACCATTATATGGGTACATCCACCTTCGCTAATTATACGGTATTGCCAGAAATCGCCGTTGCTAAAATTCGGGAAGATGCCCCTTTTGATAAAGTTTGTTATATCGGTTGTGGTGTGACAACAGGAATTGGTGCAGTTGTGAATACAGCTAAAGTAGAACCAGGCGCAAATGTGGTAGTTTTCGGTTTGGGTGGCATTGGCTTAAATGTGATCCAAGGGGCGCGAATGGTGGGCGCAAATAAGATTATTGGTGTAGATATTAATCCCAAAAAACGGGCTTTAGCTGAAAAATTTGGCATGACACATTTTGTCAATCCCCAAGAAGTTGCAGGTGATTTAGTTCCTTATTTGGTAGATTTAACAAACGGTGGTGCTGACTATTCCTTTGAATGTATTGGTAATGTCAATATCATGCGTCAAGCTTTAGAATGTTGTCATAAAGGTTGGGGTGTAAGTGTGATTATTGGTGTAGCTGGTGCAGGTAAAGAAATCAGCACTCGTCCCTTTCAATTAGTAACTGGCAGGGTTTGGAAAGGTTCGGCTTTTGGTGGTGCAAGAGGGCGGACAGATGTACCGAAAATAGTAGATTGGTATATGGATGGTAAGATTAATATTGATGATTTAATTACTCATGTGATGCCGATTGAAAAGATTAATGATGCTTTTGATTTGATGCACAAGGGGGAATCTATTCGGAGTGTGGTGACTTTTTAG
- a CDS encoding DUF29 domain-containing protein: protein MQSPRAKESAVNLNLYETDFYAWTQQQANLLRYQLWNQVDLVNLIEEVESLGRRERQELRNRLIILIGHLLKWEYQSSKRSRSWLATIRIQRRDIIKLLNENPSLQSSLEVALEEAYENARDLASGETNLPLSTFSPQCLYLWEDLINLNFYPGDVANDNLMQ from the coding sequence ATGCAGTCACCAAGGGCGAAAGAATCCGCTGTCAACCTGAATCTTTATGAAACGGATTTTTATGCCTGGACTCAACAACAGGCTAATTTATTACGTTATCAGCTATGGAATCAAGTTGATTTAGTTAATTTAATTGAGGAAGTTGAATCTTTGGGGAGAAGGGAACGCCAAGAATTAAGAAATCGTCTGATTATTTTAATTGGACATTTACTCAAGTGGGAATATCAATCGTCAAAACGTAGTCGGAGTTGGTTAGCAACTATTCGGATTCAACGGCGGGATATCATAAAATTACTGAATGAAAATCCTAGTTTACAGTCTTCTCTAGAAGTAGCACTTGAGGAAGCTTATGAAAATGCTAGGGATTTAGCATCAGGAGAAACAAATTTACCTTTATCAACTTTTTCTCCGCAATGCCTATATTTATGGGAAGATTTAATTAACTTAAACTTTTATCCTGGTGACGTTGCAAATGATAATTTGATGCAATAA